The Klebsiella africana sequence CGATATCAACGGCCTGATCCTCGTCGAGCGTGAAGGGCAGAAGAAGATGGTGATTGGCAATAAAGGTGCCAAAATCAAAACCATCGGTATCGAGGCGCGTAAGGATATGCAGGAGATGTTTGAAGCGCCGGTGCACCTCGAGCTGTGGGTGAAAGTGAAATCCGGTTGGGCCGATGACGAGCGCGCCCTGCGCAGTCTCGGTTACGTTGACGACCTCTGAGTTAACGCAACGTGGATGGATGGCAGCGCGCCTTTGTCCTGCATAGCCGTCCGTGGAGCGAAACCAGCCTGATGCTGGACGTCTTCACGGAAGAGTCCGGTCGCGTGCGCCTGGTTGCCAAAGGTGCACGCTCCAAACGCTCTAATCTCAAGGGCGCCTTACAGCCCTTTACCCCCTTACTGGTTCGCTTCGGCGGCCGCGGCGAAGTCAAAACCCTGCGCAGCGCGGAAGCCGTTTCGCTGGCGCTGCCGCTAAGCGGCATCACCCTCTACAGCGGTCTCTACGTTAACGAGCTTATTTCCCGCGTGCTGGAGCACGAAACACGCTTCTCCGAACTCTTTTTCGACTACCTGCACTGCATTCAGGCGCTCGCCGGATCCAGCGGCTCGCCGGAGCCCGCGCTGCGGCGCTTTGAGCTGGCGCTGCTCGGGCACCTGGGCTATGGCGTGGATTTTCTCCACTGCGCGGGGAGCGGCGAGCCGGTGGACGACACCATGACCTACCGCTATCGC is a genomic window containing:
- the recO gene encoding DNA repair protein RecO translates to MDGWQRAFVLHSRPWSETSLMLDVFTEESGRVRLVAKGARSKRSNLKGALQPFTPLLVRFGGRGEVKTLRSAEAVSLALPLSGITLYSGLYVNELISRVLEHETRFSELFFDYLHCIQALAGSSGSPEPALRRFELALLGHLGYGVDFLHCAGSGEPVDDTMTYRYREEKGFIASLVIDNNTFTGHHLKALASREFPDVDTLRAAKRFTRIALKPYLGGKPLKSRELFRQFMPARKARADNTKND